The genomic segment ATTACAGCACATTCGGGATCGCCTCTCTGGTAAAAGTCCCGGCTGCCTACGAGGAGCTCGCAAACATCCTGTATAACGAATAAGGAGTTTTTCCAGTGAACCAGCACATTCCGAACAGGAAAGCAGCTCTCTTGGTGACAGCTTGCATCATGCTCGTTGTAGCTGTACTGCTCTCCATTGGTCTGGGGAGCGTGCGCCTCACTCTTGCCGAAACGATTGAAACCTTACTCGGACACGGCGATGCCGCCAGTCAAACCATCCTGTGGGATATCCGGATTCCGCGTATTTTTCTTGCCCTATTGATCGGGGCCAATCTCGCTGCATCGGGTGCCCTCCTGCAAGCAGTCATGCAAAATCCGCTTGCCGATCCAGGCTTGACGGGCGTATCCAGTGGGGCGGCCGTTACGGTGTTGTTCATCATGCTGGTCGTGCCCGACTATTCTTACTTGATACCTCTAGCTGCCATCATTGGTGGCGGAGTAGCAGCAGGCATGGTCTACTCCATGGCTTGGAAAAAACAGGGTGGATTAACACCTGTGCGCATCATATTATCGGGGGTTGCCGTCAACGCTGTCTTCGGTGGAGCAATCGGGTTATTGTCCATCCTGTATAGTGACAAGCTGCCGGGTGCGCTGCAATGGATGAATGGCAGTCTGTCCGGAAAAGGCATGGGCGATGTCATGGTGATGCTTCCCTACTCGATCGTCGGGTGGATCGCAGCCCTGTTATCGATCAGGCAGGCAAACATTTTGCGCCTCGGAGAACAAGTCGCTCACAATTTAGGGCAGAACTTGCATCGCTTGCGCCTCTCTCTTTCTATCATCGCGGTCTATCTGGCAGCTGTTTCGGTATCGACTGTCGGCCTTGTTGGGTTTATCGGACTCGTCGTCCCGCACATGGCTCGCATGCTCGTCGGCTCTGATTACCGTCTCTGCTTGCCGTTTAGCCTCGTGCTTGGCTCTCTTGTCTTGCTTGTTGCCGATACGTTTGGTCGAACTGCATTCGCTCCTTTGGAGATTCCTGCCGGGATTGTGATGGCAATCGTGGGCGGACCTTATTTTCTTTACTTGATGCGAAAAGGGGGCATGTGACATGTTACAGGTGCAATCGTTGAACATCAGCTACGGTCCGCGCACAATCGTCCATGACTTTTCCCTCGATATCCAAGAAGGAGAGGTTGTTTCGATCATTGGTCCAAACGGTTCAGGAAAATCATCGATTCTCAAAGCGATTTCACGGCTGATTCCTTGTAAAAGCGGCCGTGTATGTATTGCGGATCAAGAATTGAACAGCCTGAGTATGAAGCAAATCTCTCGCATCATGTGCATGCTTTGCCAATCCAACACGTGCCCGTCAGACGTAACCGTAGGAGAGCTGGTTGGATATGGTCGCGTTCCCCATAAAAAATGGTTTGAGCGCCTGAGTGGCGAAGACTATGAGATCGTCACGTGGGCTTTGGAACAAACCGATATGCTCAGCTACAAGGACCGCTACCTCGTCTCTCTGTCTGGCGGGGAAGCACAGCGTGCATGGATCGCGATGGCTTTGGCCCAACGACCGAAAATTTTGTTGCTCGATGAACCAACTACCTATTTGGACATCGCCCATCAACTGGATGTGCTCGAGCTCGTTCGCAAGCTGAATCAGGATTTGAAGCTGACGGTTGTCATGGTGCTGCATGATTTGAATCACGCCAGCGCCTACAGCGATAAAATTTGTGTGATTAATGACGGAAGCCTGCGTATTTTTGGAAAACCTCAAGATGTGCTTACGATGGAGCTGATTCGCAGCGTGTACGGTGTCGAAACCGAGATTCAGTACACACCAGACAGCGCTAGCCCAAGGATTCACGTACTGAAAAAAGCAAACGAAACAAGTGAGGTGCTCGTATGAAAGCGATGGATAAGGAAGCGATGAAGGCCCAGTACCAATCGTTTGCTGCAAACATGAAGACACTCATGTTAAGCACGGTCGACGAGCATGGAAAACCGTTTCTCTCCTATGCCCCGTTCGTCAAATACGATGGAAAGTTCTACATCTACATTAGTAAAATTGCGAATCACTATCGCTACATGGAAGAAAATCCGGCAGTCGATGTCATGCTCATTGAAGACGAGTCGAAAGCAACCAATCTGTTTGCTCGCCAGCGCGCCCGCTTCGTGTGTTCGGCCCTGAATTTGGGTAATGCCGGTTACGATGCGATCTTCGAGCTGTTTGCACAGTCATTTGGAAAAAACATGATGGATATGCTGCGCGGCCTTGATTTTTCCTTGTTCGAATTGACGCCATCTGAGGGACGCTATGTAGCTGGGTTCGGTCAGGCTTACGACATTGACCTGACAGCCGATAAATTTGTCCACGTCAACCGAGATGGTCACACATCCCAAAAATAACGGAGGGGCATCAGCCATGACCTATTCAACCGCATTGACACTTTGGCTCACCATCCAGGAACGTTTTCACAAGACTGCGAAAAGCTTGCCCGAGCAAGATTTGCGTTTGAGCATGAATGGAGTCTCCATCGGGTATATGCTGCGCCATAGCGCTGAGGTCGAGTACATGTTTGCCGAATGGTTTTTCGGCCGGAGCATCCCAGTGGACGTAGAGCTATTGACGAAAAACGGTCCTGCCGGAACCAAAGTTACATTTACCAACGTGCAAGAGCTCGCTGATTTCATGACCGCTTCCAACCAACACCTGATCGATGCGATGCGTGACTTACCGGAGGAAGCTTGGCACAAATCCGTTGAAACGCCATTGGGCTCTTCTACTCCTTTGGAAGCATTGGGTCGCCTCATGTATCACACGGGTATCCATGCCGGACAAATTTCGCAGATTCAAAAATCATTTCACACCAAAGAAAAAGAACTCACCCACTGAGTTCGATTACTGCCTTTCACACGCCAAAAAGAGCTTCCCGTCTCTCTTGACTGGAAGCTCTTCTGCATGTATGCCACTCTCGTTACATCACGATTTTTCTTGCCGCGTTGACGAACATTTTTACGCCGACTTCGAGCGCATCCTCGTCGATCGTAAAGCGTGGATGGTGGTGTGGATATGTGATGCCTTTTTCTTTGTTTCCGGCAGCGACGTAGAAGAAGCAGCCTGGCGCTTTTTGCTGGAAGGCGGAGAAATCCTCGCCACCCATGGTTGGACGCATATGCTCTACCCATTCTGCTCCCAGTGATTCTTCGACGACCTCTTCCATCAATTTCGTCACTTCAGCATCGTTGATGACCGGGCGATAGCCAAATTCGTATTTGAACTTGTACCCCGCGCCGTGTGCTTCTGTAATGCCTTTGATCACGCGTTCCATGAGTCCCGGAACCGACTCGCGCAGATTTTTGTCAAAGCTGCGGACTGTCCCGCAAATCTCTACAGCACCCGGAATGACGTTATGTGTTGTTCCACCCACAAATTGTGTGACAGAAAGAACCAGATTATCGAGCGGATCCGCATTGCGGGATACGATGTGCTGGAGGTTAGTCACCACTTGTGCCGCAATTGCAATGCTGTCGATCGTTTCATGCGGGAGCGCCGCATGTCCGCCTTTTCCAAGAACAGTGATCCAGAACGTATCAGGAGCTGCCATCATTGGACCTGGGCAGATACCCACTGTCCCAAACTCCATCGTCGACCACAGATGCGTGCCAATCACCATATCTACGCCGTCCATGACGCCTGCCTGTACCATTTCCTCCGCTCCGCCTGGGTATACTTCCTCCGCGTGCTGAAAGAAGAAACGAACCTCTCCCTTGATCTGATCCTTCATCCCGGACAGCAGCTTTGCCGTTCCGAGCAGCATGGAAGTATGTCCGTCGTGTCCGCACGCATGCATGACGCCAGGATTTTTCGATACGAATTCAAACGTATTCTCTTCCGTAATCGGCAATGCGTCCATGTCAGCGCGCATGGCGAGCACTTTTCCAGGCTGGGAACCGATCAATCTGGCCATCACACTGTTTTTCGTCGGTCTGGACACTTCCAGATTGCCAAAGGTAAGCAGTGTCTCATATACAAACTGTGCTGTTTTTTCTTCATGGAAGGATAATTCCGGATTCTCGTGCAAATACCGTCTCCACGCGATTACCTGATCCTTGATTTCTTCGACCGCCTTATTAAGCGTTCCCACTGCTGTTGCTGTCATCGCCGCTCTCCTCCTGATTTACGTGGCTCCCCCACTTACTATCTCTTATGCCTATTTTGCCAAGGATAAAACGGTTCGGTACAGTACTTGCGCTCCGTTCGCACAATCCTCTTTTGTCGTGAACTCTGCCGGGTTGTGGCTAATGCCATCCTTGGAACGAGCGAAAATCATCCCAACCGGGCACAGCTCAACTAGCTGCATGCAATCATGCCCTGCGCCACTTGGCAGTCTAAATGCTTCCAAGCCTTCAGCCTCACACGCTTCGGCTACAGCATTCTGGATATCGTCCGAGCATACAGCAGGAGCTATGCGTTGCAGCAGCTCTACTTTCAACGTCACATTGCGATTAGCACAGATCGCTTTTGCCCGTTCATAAATACGCTGTTCCACTTCATCACGGATCGCTTCATCCACATCGCGCAAATCAAGCGAAAACTCGACTCGTCCCGGAATGACATTCACTCCACCAGGGAAAGCTTGCAGCCTTCCAACCGTCCCTACACTGGTTCCAGTCCGTCCGGCTTCTTCCTCAATAGCAAGCATCACCTGAGCGGCGGCTGCCATCGGATCACGGCGCAAATTCATCGGCGTTGCCCCGGCATGACCGGCTTCTCCCTCTAGCACGAAATTCAACCAGAGCGGACCCGCTACTCCTGTCACGATCCCGACAGATAGCCCGCGGCTCTCCAGTACCTTGCCTTGCTCGATATGTAGCTCTACATACGCTTTCACACTTCCGGGAGTTCTGGCAGCGAGACTGGTGCGATCCGGATCAAGACCCGTTTGTCGCATGGCTTCGGCAATCGAGATCCCATTCTTGTCTGCTTGTTCCAGCTCGTCACGCTTGATCAGACCCGCGATACCGCGACTGCCGATCATCCCGTAACCAAAACGCGTTCCTTCTTCATCCGTGAACGCGATGACTTCGATCGGATGCTCTGTTTCGATCCCCTGTTCCTGCATCGTCTGTAAAACTTCTACACCAGCCAGTACCCCAAGTGGGCCGTCATAATCGCCGCCATTTGGTACGGAGTCGATATGCGAGCCAACCAAAACGACAGGAGCGGCCGGATTTTTCCCTTCTTTTCGCCCAATCAAATTCCCGACCTCATCTTCGCGAACGCAGAGACCTGCTTCCTTCATAAAGCCTGTGACGAGATCCTTTGCCGCCCGTTCCTCAGGCGTAAAAGACAACCGGGTGATGCCGCCCGCCTCTTGCTTCCCAATGTTGCCAAGCTGTCCCAATCGATCCCACAATCGATCCGAATTGATCATGACGCGCCACTCCTCCTTCTATGTAGTGCCAATAACGGTTGATTAACGGTTATGTCCTTAATTGTATAATAGTCTGTCTATTTTGAAAAGGCGGCAACCTTGGACCCCGAAATAAAGTCCTAGACTGCCGCATCTCTTCATTCCGCATGACAAATCCATCTCCCAAAAAGTCCCGTAGAATGAAACCTGCTTCTATTCGTAAAGCCAGATTCTCTCAATAGCTGTTCGATTTTAGGTTCAGATAGAAAAGAATCATTTGTCATGAGGGTATTTCCCATCTCGTCTACTTTCGCTGATTTCCTTATGGAGATCCTTCTACGTTATAATTGATGTCCTCCAATGCTTCCGCCGCAGTTTCCCTAATAGAATCGTTCGGAGAATGTAAGTAAGGCTCCATTACTTTTATAAATTTTCGGTTTTTTGAACAACCAAGGATGGATAATGCATAATCAAGGATAGCATCGTCTAGTGTTGGCAGAACATCTGCTAATGGATCCCATTCTACATTTCTTGCGACACCTTGATATGTTACTGCATTCATGAGTAGATAAAACAACCTTTCCTTTACATCAAAGTTTTCTTCTGCAATTGCAAGGTCTAAGGCATGCTCTGTAAATGTTATCACGTCATTCGGATCATGGGTTCCATACTCCAGCAAATCACCAATTTCAGCCAATCTGATGTCTAGATCTTCACCTCTATTCAAGAATAATCTTTTCAGGTAGGTAACGTCGATCATATGATCCTCCTATCAATCTTCCTTAATTCCCCTTTCAAATGCCCGATCGTCTCTACTCGATCCCCTGCCTCCTGCTCATCAAACAAGAGCTGCTCTAGCAATTCACATATATCTTCCAACGCACGTCGGATTTGATAGAATTCCAACGCTTGTCGATTGATCACATAATTTGTATGTGTTTTCCGATAGATAGCCATAAACTCCTCAAAAAAAGGCTCCTCTACCAAAAACATCAGATCTGCTTCTACCGGAGCCAGCTTCAATCCTTCCCAGTCTA from the Brevibacillus brevis genome contains:
- a CDS encoding ABC transporter ATP-binding protein is translated as MLQVQSLNISYGPRTIVHDFSLDIQEGEVVSIIGPNGSGKSSILKAISRLIPCKSGRVCIADQELNSLSMKQISRIMCMLCQSNTCPSDVTVGELVGYGRVPHKKWFERLSGEDYEIVTWALEQTDMLSYKDRYLVSLSGGEAQRAWIAMALAQRPKILLLDEPTTYLDIAHQLDVLELVRKLNQDLKLTVVMVLHDLNHASAYSDKICVINDGSLRIFGKPQDVLTMELIRSVYGVETEIQYTPDSASPRIHVLKKANETSEVLV
- a CDS encoding HugZ family pyridoxamine 5'-phosphate oxidase, with translation MKAMDKEAMKAQYQSFAANMKTLMLSTVDEHGKPFLSYAPFVKYDGKFYIYISKIANHYRYMEENPAVDVMLIEDESKATNLFARQRARFVCSALNLGNAGYDAIFELFAQSFGKNMMDMLRGLDFSLFELTPSEGRYVAGFGQAYDIDLTADKFVHVNRDGHTSQK
- a CDS encoding DinB family protein, encoding MTYSTALTLWLTIQERFHKTAKSLPEQDLRLSMNGVSIGYMLRHSAEVEYMFAEWFFGRSIPVDVELLTKNGPAGTKVTFTNVQELADFMTASNQHLIDAMRDLPEEAWHKSVETPLGSSTPLEALGRLMYHTGIHAGQISQIQKSFHTKEKELTH
- a CDS encoding FecCD family ABC transporter permease gives rise to the protein MNQHIPNRKAALLVTACIMLVVAVLLSIGLGSVRLTLAETIETLLGHGDAASQTILWDIRIPRIFLALLIGANLAASGALLQAVMQNPLADPGLTGVSSGAAVTVLFIMLVVPDYSYLIPLAAIIGGGVAAGMVYSMAWKKQGGLTPVRIILSGVAVNAVFGGAIGLLSILYSDKLPGALQWMNGSLSGKGMGDVMVMLPYSIVGWIAALLSIRQANILRLGEQVAHNLGQNLHRLRLSLSIIAVYLAAVSVSTVGLVGFIGLVVPHMARMLVGSDYRLCLPFSLVLGSLVLLVADTFGRTAFAPLEIPAGIVMAIVGGPYFLYLMRKGGM
- a CDS encoding Zn-dependent hydrolase; this encodes MINSDRLWDRLGQLGNIGKQEAGGITRLSFTPEERAAKDLVTGFMKEAGLCVREDEVGNLIGRKEGKNPAAPVVLVGSHIDSVPNGGDYDGPLGVLAGVEVLQTMQEQGIETEHPIEVIAFTDEEGTRFGYGMIGSRGIAGLIKRDELEQADKNGISIAEAMRQTGLDPDRTSLAARTPGSVKAYVELHIEQGKVLESRGLSVGIVTGVAGPLWLNFVLEGEAGHAGATPMNLRRDPMAAAAQVMLAIEEEAGRTGTSVGTVGRLQAFPGGVNVIPGRVEFSLDLRDVDEAIRDEVEQRIYERAKAICANRNVTLKVELLQRIAPAVCSDDIQNAVAEACEAEGLEAFRLPSGAGHDCMQLVELCPVGMIFARSKDGISHNPAEFTTKEDCANGAQVLYRTVLSLAK
- a CDS encoding M20 family metallopeptidase, encoding MTATAVGTLNKAVEEIKDQVIAWRRYLHENPELSFHEEKTAQFVYETLLTFGNLEVSRPTKNSVMARLIGSQPGKVLAMRADMDALPITEENTFEFVSKNPGVMHACGHDGHTSMLLGTAKLLSGMKDQIKGEVRFFFQHAEEVYPGGAEEMVQAGVMDGVDMVIGTHLWSTMEFGTVGICPGPMMAAPDTFWITVLGKGGHAALPHETIDSIAIAAQVVTNLQHIVSRNADPLDNLVLSVTQFVGGTTHNVIPGAVEICGTVRSFDKNLRESVPGLMERVIKGITEAHGAGYKFKYEFGYRPVINDAEVTKLMEEVVEESLGAEWVEHMRPTMGGEDFSAFQQKAPGCFFYVAAGNKEKGITYPHHHPRFTIDEDALEVGVKMFVNAARKIVM